A single region of the Sorghum bicolor cultivar BTx623 chromosome 7, Sorghum_bicolor_NCBIv3, whole genome shotgun sequence genome encodes:
- the LOC8067950 gene encoding uncharacterized protein LOC8067950, which produces MASASRLLPPAPPPSAQLRGPRDRLAVRRLRCRASASASATDGAVLLERGGPAAVAVREFVTLDELRAAVRLRVRTFYEYAVDSVGTEDHRKALADREFEALQDRISGKMINFQRVSCINGTVPLSPSLMSAEELCSTCKFVEDGEERVVVGSLDLNQCLWLPDELTGKKPGVNEDIQTRAYLSNVCVAKEVQKKGLGYTLVDKSKKLAREWGITDLYVHVAIDNIAGQKLYEKSGFVYEGEEPAWKARFLGRPRRLLLWLDMSKVPL; this is translated from the exons ATGGCGTCGGCGTCGCGGCTGCTCCCGCCCGCGCCTCCTCCTTCCGCCCAGCTCCGCGGCCCGCGGGACCGCCTTGCCGTGCGGCGCCTCCGGTGccgcgcctccgcctccgcctcggccACTGATGGCGCCGTGCTGCTGGAGCGTGGCGGTCCCGCGGCGGTGGCCGTGCGCGAGTTCGTCACGCTTGACGAGCTCCGCGCCGCCGTGCGCCTCCGCGTACGCACCTTCTACGAGTATGCCGTCGACTCCGTCGGAACCGAG GATCACAGAAAAGCTCTTGCAGATAGGGAGTTTGAAGCATTACAGGATAGAATTTCTGGGAAGATGATAAATTTTCAAAGAGTTTCTTGCATAAATGGGACTGTTCCACTGTCCCCATCATTAATGTCAGCTGAGGAACTTTGTTCTACATGCAAG TTTGTGGAGGATGGAGAAGAGAGAGTAGTAGTTGGTAGTTTAGACCTTAATCAGTGTCTTTGGCTACCAGATGAATTGACTGGAAAGAAGCCTGGG GTAAATGAAGACATCCAGACAAGAGCGTACCTAAGCAATGTCTGTGTTGCCAAGGAGGTTCAGAAAAAGGGCTTAGGCTATACATTGGTTGACAAGTCCAAGAAATTAGCTCGTGAATGGG GCATAACAGACCTGTATGTCCATGTCGCTATTGACAACATAGCAGGGCAAAAGCTGTACGAGAAGAGTGGATTTGTTTATGAGGGCGAAGAACCTGCATGGAAGGCTAGGTTTCTGGGGAGACCACGGAGATTGCTTCTTTGGCTCGATATGAGCAAAGTGCCTTTGTGA